One Archangium violaceum genomic window, CACCGATCGGGACATCCGCGAGACCCACCGTGCCCACTGGGAGAACGCGGTCATCTACCGGCCTCGCAGCCTCGTGCTGGGAATTGGTTGCGATCGTGGCACCCCGGAGGAGTTGGTGGAGCGGGGCGTGACCCAACTGCTCGCCCAGGCGCTCCTGTCCCCCGCCTCGGTGAAGGCCGTGGCCACCGTGGACCTGAAGGCGGACGAGCCGGCACTGCTGGCGCTGTGCCAGAAACATGGCTGGGCGCTCCAGACGTACACGGCCGCCGAGCTGGACGCGGTACCCGTCCCGACTCCATCGGAGACGGTGAAGAAGCACGTGGGCACCCGTGGCGTCGCCGAGCCGTCGGCACTGCTCGCCTCCGGGGCCACCGAGTTGCTCGTGCGCAAGCAGATCTACACCGAGCCCGGCGCCGGACGCTCCATGACGTTCGCCGTCGCACGCATCCCCCACTCTCCCCGAAAGGAGTCCGTCCATGTCTAGCGGAGGAGTCCTGTCCCTCGTCGGAATCGGCCCCGGCGATGGGGCCCACGCCACCCCCGCCGCCCTGGAGGCCATCCGCGAGGCCCAGGTCGTGGTGGGCTACCGCACCTACGTCAAGCTCGTGCGCCACCTGATCGAAGGCAAGGAGGTGGTGCAGACGGGCATGACGGAGGAGATTGGCCGGGCCCGCTCGGCGGTGGAGCGCGCCAGGGCCGGTGCCAACGTGGCGCTCATCTCCTCGGGAGACGCGGGGGTCTACGGCATGGCGGGGCTCGTCTTCGAGGTGCTGCGGGACATCGGTTGGAAGCGTGGTGATGCCCCCACCCTCCGGCTGATCCCCGGCATCACCGCGGCCAACTCCTGCGCGTCGCGCGTGGGGGCCCCACTGGTCCACGACAGCTGCACCATCTCCCTGTCGGACCTGCTCACCCCCTGGCCCGTCATCGCCAAACGCATCGACGCGGCCGCATCCGCCGACTTCGTCATCTCCCTCTACAACCCCGCCAGTGGGCGGCGCACCCGGCAGATCGTGGAGGCCCACTCCATCATCCGCCGCTACCGCGAGGGCACCACCCCGGTGGCGCTGGTGAAGGGCGCCTACCGCGAGGCGGAGAAGGTGGTGATGACCGATCTCGATCACTTCCTGGACTACGAGATCGGCATGCTCACCACCGTCATCGTGGGCAACTCCCACACGTTCCTCTTCGAGGGCTACATGGTGACGCCCCGAGGCTACACGCGGAAGTACACGCTGGAGGGAGACGTGCTGCCGGGACAGATGCCGGGCCGCTCGCTCGTTCTCCAGAACCAGAAGGAGGAGGTCTAGTCATGGCACGCGTGGGACGTCTGGCCGGAGCGCTGCTCGCCTCCACCGAGGGAGCCTTCTTCCTGGTGGGAGATCTCAAGGAGCCGTGTGACTGGGCGAAGGCGGGCTTCGAGCCCCCTGCTCAAGTTCCCGGGGCGGAGCTGCCCTTCGTGCGCCTCTCGCCGGTGCGCCCGGTGGAGGTGGCTCCGCCGCTGTTGGTGGTGGAGCTCGAGGGCGAGGCCCTGGCGCGGTTGCTCTTCGAGCGTCTGGTCATCCGCCGCAATGGCTCGGTGTCGGAGCGGCTGTGGCGGCTCGTCACCGAGCACGAGGCCCGGCCGGAGACGGACGCTCGTTGGTTGGCGCAGGTCCCCGGACACGTCTGGGAGTTGGTGCGCGACTCCGTCCTGCGCTGCTCCTGAGGAGAAGACAATGAAGGTCTACATCATCGGTGCGGGACCTGGAGATCCGAAGCTCATCACCGTGCGCGGGGCGGAGCTCGTCGAGCAGTGCCCCGTGGTGCTCTACACCGGCTCGCTCGTTCCGCAGGCCGTCATCGCCCGCGCCCGCCCTGGGGCCCGCGTGCTCGACTCCTCGTCGATGACGCTCGATCAGATCATCGACGTCTTCAAGGAGGCCCAGGCGGCGGATCACGACGTGGCCCGCGTGCACACGGGAGATCCCTCCATCTTCGGCTCCACCGCCGAGCAGATCCGCAGGCTCCAGGAGCTCGGCATCGACTACGAGATCATCCCGGGCGTCTCCTCCTTCACCGCAGCGGCCGCGGTGCTGGGCAAGGAGCTGACGCTGCCGGAGCTGTCCCAGACGGTCATCGTCACCCGGGCCGAGGGACGCACCCTCATGCCGGAGGGAGAGAAGCTGGAGGACCTGGCGCGCCATCGTGCCACCCTGGCGCTCTTCCTCAGCGCGGGGCTCATCCGCGACGTCGTGGAGCGGCTGCTGCCCTCCTACGGGCCGGACTGCCCGGTCGCCGTGGTGCAGAAGGCCACCTGGCCGGATCAGAAGGTGGTGCGCGGCACCCTGGCGGACATCGGTGACAAGGTGCGCGCCGAGCGCATCAACGCCACCGCGATGATCCTGGTGGGCGAGGTGCTGGAGGCGAAGGACTTCGCCAACTCGCGCCTGTACGACCCGACCTTCACCCACCGCTTCCGCAGGGGAACGGACGATGCACGCTGACCGTCCACGGCGCATTGCCATCACCGGCTCGGCCGGCGTGGGAAAGACGACGCTGGTGCACGCGCTGAGCCTCCGCCTCGGGCTGCCTGTCGTCCCCGAGGAGACGCGAGAGCTCATCACTCGCACCGGGAAGCGTCTGGAGGAGCTGCCCATGCCCGAGCGTGCGAACGTCCTCCGGGAGCTGTGGTCCACGCGCCGGGTGCGAGAGGCGGATCGGCGCGAGGGCTTCGTGGCGGACAACTGCGTCGCGGACTTCGCCGCCTATGCGCTCCAGCATGGGTGCTCGGAGCTCTTCCCGGACTTCTCCCAGACGCCGGCCCTCGTGGCTCACTACGACGCCGTCTTCGTCCTTCCCTGGGGCGCCCTGCCCTACGAGCGGGACGGAGTCCGCGGAGACAGCCCCATGGACGAGCTGCGCTACCAGCTCGTCCTCGAGTCGCTCCTGCGCCGCTCCATCCCCGCGTCGCGGTTGCACTTCATTCCGGACTCCTGCACCTCTCTGGAGGAGCGGGTGCGCTTCTGCGAGGAGACCCTCGGGCGCTCGCCGGACAAGGAGCGGGGCGGCTTCGTGACCCTGGTCGGTGCGGGGCCGGGAGATCCGGGGCTGCTCACCGTGCGCGCGAAGGCGTTGCTGCAACAGGCGGAAGTAGTGGCCTACGACGCCCTCATTCCTCCGGCGGTGCTCGCGGAGATCGGCCCCCAGGCGGAGCGCATCCTCGTGGGCCACCGCAACCAGGGCGCCACCCAGGCCGGCTATCGGCTGCACCCGGCGGTGCTCGAGCAGGCCCGTGCCGGGCGGCACGTGGTGCGGCTGAAGCAGGGAGATCCGTTCATCTTCGGACGGGGTGGCGAGGAGGCGGAGGAGCTGCTCGAGGCGGGCATCCCCTACGAGGTGGTTCCAGGCGTCTCGTCCGCGCTCGGAGCCGCGGCCTACGCCGGCATCCCGCTGACGCACCGGGAGCACGCCTCCGACGTCTCCTTCGTCACCGGGCACGACATCGAGGGGCCCCGGAGCCACACCTGCTGGGAGAAGCTGGGCGCCGCTGGAGGCACGCTGGTGCTCTTCATGGCCACGCGGAAGCTGGAGGCCAACCTGGCCCGGCTGGTGGAGTGTGGACGCAGCCCCCAGACGCCCGCGGCCTACATCGCCTCGGCCACCACGCCCGAGCAGGTCGTGTTGGTGGGCACGCTGGAAACGCTCGCCGCGCAGGTGCGGGAGCGCAACGCGTTGGGACCTCCGGCCCTGGTGGTGGTCGGTGACGTGGTTCGGTTGCGCGAGCGCCTCGCCTGGTTCGAGCGGCGAGCACACGGGAGCGGGACATGAGCGCGAAGACACCCAGGGGATTGCTGGTCGTCTACACGGGGGATGGCAAGGGGAAGACCACCGCCGCGCTCGGGGTGGTGTTCCGCGCGCTGGGCCGGGGCATGAAGCCCGCGGTGGTGCAGTTCATCAAGGGCAAGTGGAAGACGGGCGAGCGCACCTTCGCGGAGACGCTGCCGGGCCTCGTCTTCCTCACCATGGGCCGGGGCTTCACCTGGGAGAGCGAGGACCTCTCCCGGGACAAGCGGGCCGCCCAGGAGGCGTGGGCCGAGGCCCGGCGCCTGATGACGAGCGGCGAGCACGAGGTGGTGGTGCTCGATGAGCTGACGTACGTCATCAACTACGGCTTCGTCCCCGTGGAGGAGGTGCTGGAGGCACTGTCGGCACGGCCCTCTCACGTGCATGTGATCATCACCGGCCGCTCCGCCCCGGAGCCGCTGATGGCCGCCGCGGAGCTCGTCACCGAGATGAAGTGCGTGCGCCATCCCTTCGAGAAGGGCGTTCCCGCCCAGGTGGGGCTCGACTTCTGATGGACGGCACTCCTCACATTCCCCGGCTGGTGGTCGCGGGCACCGCCAGCGGCGTGGGCAAGACGACGGTCATGGTGGCCCTCACCCGGGCGCTCCAGGCACGCGGCCTGAAGGTGGCCACCTTCAAGTGCGGCCCGGACTACCTCGATCCGAGCTACCACGCGCGCACCACCCAGGCGCCGTGCCACAACCTCGACGGCTGGCTGATGGGCCGCGATGCCGTCATCTCCACCTTCCGCCATGCCAGCCAGGGCTGCGACGTGGCCCTCATCGAAGGCGTGATGGGGCTCTACGACGGGGCCTCGCCTGACTCGGAGGAAGGGTCAGCGGCGCAGGTGGCCAAGTGGTTGGCGGCGCCCGTGCTCGCGGTGGTGGACGCCTCGGGCATGGCGCGCACCATCGCCGCCATCGGCACCGGGCTGGCGGCCTTCGATCCGCAGCTGAAGTTGGCGGGCGTGTTCGCCAACCGCGTGGGGAGCCGCGGCCACCTGGAGCTGCTCCAGCGCGCGGCGCTCGGCACGGGAGTTCCGGTGGTGGGCGGGCTCCCCGAGCAGGAGGCGCTCACCTTCCCCGCGCGCCACCTGGGTCTCCTCACCGCCTCCGAGGAGAGCATTCCCACGCAGCGCCTCGACGCCTGGGGAGCGCTCCTCTCCGAGTGGAACGACGCGGCCACCTTCCTGCGCCTCGCCGGGGAAGCCCCCGCGCTGCCGGAGGCACCGGAGGAAGAACGCCGGCAGGCCCCCGTCACCTGCCGCATCGCGGTGGCGCAGGATGCCGCCTTCCACTTCTACTACGCGGACAACCTGCGGCGGCTCGAGCGGCTCGGCGCGCGGTGCGTGCCCTTCTCGCCGCTCTCGGACACGGCACTTCCGCCGGACGTGCATGCCCTTTATCTGGGAGGCGGCTATCCGGAGCTGCATGCGCGACAGCTGGCCGACAACCATGCCATGCGCCGCGCCATCTCCGAGTTCTCCGCGCGAGGCGGCCCCATCTACGCCGAGTGCGGAGGGATGATGTACCTCAGCCAGGGTCTCCGCACGCTCGATGGCCAGGACTACCCCATGGTCGGGCTGGTGCCCGGGGTGGCGGTGATGGCGCCCAAGCTGCAGGCGCTCGGCTACGTGGAGGTGGAGACGACGGTGCGCACCGTACTGGGTGGCGCGGGGCTGCGCTTCCGCGGGCACCAGTTTCGCTACTCCACGTTGGAGGGAGTCCCCACCCACGGCGGAACCCTGCGCATCCGTCGGCGTCGCGGCGGCGTCACGCACACCGAGGGCTTCGGTCCGCCCAACGTGCTGGCCTCCTACGTCCACGCCCACTGGGCCTCCAATCCCCTGGTCGCCGAGGGGCTCGTGAGCTCCGCGCGCGCCTTCAAGGAGCAGCGGACATGAAGGCCGCCGTCGCCACGCCGGAGGTGGAAGCGCCCTCGCTGGAGGGAGGCGGGCGACTGCTGGTGGTGCGCTTCGACCGTCCGCACGCCGTCCTCTCCTGGGCCGTCATCAACGGAGGCCGTCGGCGCGCACGGGCGGTGGTGTGGCGGCAGGTGCGCGATGACGAGCTCGTCCCGGGAGTGGATCCGGTGGCCCTGCTCGCGGCGAGTCTCGGAGAGTCGTCCGAGGAGACGGTGGGCCTCCTCACCTCGCGAGACGTGTCCACCTTCGACGACGTGCGCCTTGCTTCCGGTGCGCTCTCGGCGCGCTGCGTGGCCACCGTGGGCCTGGGCAACGCGCTGGCGGCCGGAGATGAGCCCGGGCCGCTGCGCAGCGTGGGCACCATCAACCTCCTGTGTCAGCTGTCCCGTCCCTTGTCTGAGGGGGCGCTGGTGGAGGCGGTGGCGCTGGCGGCCGAGGCCCGGACGGCGGCTCTCATGGAGGCACGTGTCCCCAGCCGCCGGTCACTGCGGGCGGCGACCGGAACGGGCACCGACTGCATCGTGGTGGCGGCGCCGGAGGGGCCCGGAGGCGAGACGTACGTGGGCAAGCACACCCGGCTCGGCAGCCTGTTGGGTGGCGCGGTGCGTGAGGCCACCTCGCGAGGCATACGCCGGTGGCTGGAAGAGCGAGGTGTCCGGTGAGCGGAAGAATCATCCTGGTGGGCGGCGGTGTGCGCTGCGGCAAGAGCCGCTTCGCCCTAGAGCTGGCGCAGGCGATGGGACCACGGCGCACCTTCGTCGCCACCTCCGAGCCCTTCGATGACGAGATGCGCGAGCGCGCGCGTCGCCACCGTGAGGAGAGGACGGGCCGCTTCGAGACGGTGGAGGAGCCGCGCCGGTTGTGCGAGGTGCTGGAGGCGGACACGGCGGACGTGGCGGTGGTGGACTGCGTGACGCTGTGGCTGTCCAACCTCCTGCTCCGGGGGGATGAACCGGAGGCCATCCTCGGCGAGGTGGATCGACTGGTGGGCGTGCTTCAGCGGCGGCGGAGCGCCACCATCCTGGTGACGAACGAGGTGGGAATGGGACTCGTCCCCGAGTCGCCGCTGGGACGCACCTTCCGCGACGTGAGTGGTGGAGCGCACCAACGCCTGGCGGCAGCGGCGGACGAGGTGTACTTCGGCGCGCTCGGGCTGCTGCTGCGGCTGAAGCCGGGGAGCCTGGTGGTGGGGGCCGCCGGATGATGCTGGACGGAGGAACGCACGCGGCGCTGGTGCTGGGGCTCGCGCTCGCGGTGGACCTCATCTGGGGCGAGCCGCCCACGCCGGTGCACCCCGTGGTGTGGATGGGCCGCCTGCAGCGGCGCCTGCGCCGGCTGGCACCCCGTGCGCCCCTTCCCGCGTTCCTCCATGGACTGGGAATGGCGATCACCGGACCCGTCGTCTTCGGACTCGGAAGCTGGGCACTGATCCACCTCGTCTCTCCCTGGCCTCTCTTGCAGATCGCTCTGGAGGTGTACCTCCTCAAGAGCGCCTTCGCGGTGCGGGCCCTGGCCGAGGCGGGACTGGCCGTCTTCCACGCCCTGCACAAGGGGGATGATCCGGCGGCGCGCCTGGCCCTACGCAGCCTCGTGTCGCGCGACACCTCGGGCCTCGAGCCCCCGCTGCTGGCTGCGGCGGCGGTGGAGTCGGTGGCGGAGAACACCTCGGACTCGGTGGTGGCTCCCCTGCTCTTCTTCGCGGTGGCGGGAGTTCCCGGTGCGCTCGCCTACCGGGCGGCCAATACGCTGGACGCGATGATTGGATATCGCGGCGAGCTGGAGTGGCTGGGCAAGGCCGCCGCCCGGCTGGACGACGTGCTCAACCTGGTGCCGGCGCGTCTGTCCGCGGCGCTCCTCGTGCTGGCGTGCGCGCTGTGTGGTGCCTCTCCCGCCCGGGCGGTGCTCTCCTGGTGGCGAGACGGCTCCGCCACCGAGAGCCCCAACGCCGGCCGTCCCATGGCGGCGGTGGCCGGGGGCCTGGGCGTGGAGTTGGAGAAGGTGGGGCACTACCGGCTGGGAACGGGAGGACGCCAGCCGCGAGCGGAGGACATCCGCCGCGCGGTCTTCCTCATGGTCGCGGCCTCGCTGCTGGCCGCTGCGTTGACGGCCGCCTATGTCGGCGGGGAGGGATTCCGTGTTGCCCTTGCCTCGCCCTGAGTTGCAGCACCTGGAGCCCGCTCCGCACGGAGGGGACGCCGCGCCAGGGTGCGTGGACTTCAGCACGGGAGTCTCCCCACTGCCGCCTCCGGAGGCGGTGCTCGAGGCCTTCCGCGCCGCCGACGTGCGGCGCTACCCCCACCCCACGGCCCTTCCCCTGAGGGAGCCCCTCGCGAGGCTCCATGGGCTGCCGCTCGATGGAGTGGTGGTGGGCAATGGCTCGGTGGAGCTCATCTGGGCCCTGGCTCGCGCCTTCGCGGGCCCGGGGCGTCACGCGCTGGTGCTCACCCCTGCCTTCGGGGAGTACGCGCAGGCGGTGCGCGCCAGCGGAGCCTCGGTGGAAACGCTGGCCGCGAAGGGGCCGCCCTTCGAGTGGGATCTCGAGGTGTTGCTCGCCACGCTCCGCCGCCAGAAACCTTCCCTCCTCTTCGTGTGTCGGCCGAGCAATCCCTGCCTCGCCGTGTTCCCGCTGGAGGCAATACGCGCCGCCGCGGCCGCCGCGCCCGAAACCCTGGTGGTGGTGGACGAGGCCTACCAGCCGCTCTTCGAGGGCGTGGAGCCCATGCGCCCGGAAGGCAACATCGTCGTGCTGCGTTCCCTCACCAAGGTGTTCGCCCTGCCGGGGCTGCGGCTCGGCTACCTGCTGGGAGAGCCTCGGCTGGTGCGCGCGGTACAAGCAGCCCTCCCACCGTGGAACGTGTCGGCCCCGGCGCTGGCGGCGGGCCGGGAGGCACTCGAGTGCCTCGGGCAGGTGGACGTGGTGCGCACGGAGATCAGCCGGCTGCGGAGAGCACAGCAGACGCTCCTCACCGAGGCTGGCGCCCAGGTGGACGCCACCGGAGGCACGTTCCTGCTGTGCCGGGTGCCCGAGGCCCGCCCCTTCGCCGCCGCCGCCGTCCAGGCCGGCATCCGGGTGCGCGACTGCACCAGCCTGGGCCTCCCCCACCACATCCGCCTCGGAGTGAGACCCGAGTCGGACCATGCCCTTCTGCGCTCCGCCTGGCGGCGCGTCCGGGAGACATTCGAATGAAGGCCCGTACCCTGATGGTCCAAGGCACTGCTTCCAGCGTGGGCAAGAGCCTGCTGGTGACGGCCCTCTGCCGCATCTACGCGCGGCGGGGCTTCAAGGTGGCGCCCTTCAAGTCGCAGAACATGGCGCTCAACTCGGCGGTGACGCCGGATGGGGCGGAGATTGGCCGCGCCCAATATGCCCAGGCCGAGGCGGCGCGCGCGGTGCCGTGCGCGGAGATGAACCCCATCCTCCTCAAACCGGAGACGACGTCCGGCTCGCAGGTGGTGGTGATGGGCAAGGTGCTGGGGAGCATGCACTTCCGTGACTACCACCGGCGCAAACCCGAGCTGCGCGAGGTGGTGGGCCAGGCGTTGGACACCCTCCGCGAGCGCCATGAGCTGGTCATCATCGAGGGAGCGGGCAGCCCGGCGGAGGTGAACCTCAAGGACCGCGACCTCGTGAACATGTGGGTGGCCGAGCGCGCCGACGCCCCGGTGGTGCTGGTCACGGACATCGAGCGAGGCGGAGCGCTGGCGGCGCTGGTGGGCACGCTGGAGCTGCTCGAGCCCCCCGAGCGGGAGCGGGTGCGAGCCCTGGTGGTGAACAAGTTCCGCGGTGACCCTTCCCTCTTCCAGGGAGGCGTGAGCTTCCTCGAGAAGAAGTGTGGCATCCGCGTGGCCGGAGTCATCCCCCACCTGGGAGACACGGGCATCGCCAGCGAGGATTCACTGGACCTACGGCCCGGAGAGGCGAACGGCGGGGCACTCGTGAGCATCCTGAAGCTGCCGCGCCTGTCCAACTTCGATGAGTTCGAGCCACTGATGCGCGAACCAGGGTTGGAGGTGCGCTGGTGCGAGCGGCCCGAGGAACTGGAGGGCGCGAGGCTCGTCATCATCCCAGGCACCAAGTGCACGGCGAACGACCTGCGCTGGATGAGGCGCACCGGACTGGCGGGGGCGCTGGTGCAGCGGGTGCACGCCGGGCAGCCGGTGCTGGGCATCTGCGGTGGCTACCAGATGCTGGGCGAGCGCATCCTGGATCCGCTGGGCGTGGAGTCACCGGAGCCGGACGTGGCGGGGCTGGGCCTGCTGCCGGTGGTGACGCGCTTCGAGAAGGAGAAGGCCACCTCGCCGGTGTCGCTGCGACTCGGGGAGGGACTGCCAGGAATGCGCACCGCCGGAGGCATGGAGGTGCGGGGATACGAAATCCATTGTGGCCGGGTAACGGTGGCGCCGGAGGCGCGGCCCTTCGGCACGTGGTTGCAGCGCGGGAATGAAGCGTGCCAGCAAGCCGAGGGCTGCGTCGCGGCTGGAGGCGCAGTGGCCGGAACCCTCGTGCACGGCCTCTTCGAGAACGAGTCGGTGCGGCGAGCGGTGCTGACGGAGCTCGGCGTGACGGCGGGCGCATCACGGGCCGATCCCTACGAGGTGCTCGCCGACCACTTCGAGAAGGCCCTGGACCTCGCCTACCTCGACCGGATGGTGGGGCTGTGAACGGACGGACGAGCGCGAGTTGGATCATTCCGGCACCGGACCAGGTGGCGGCGGACCGTGCGCATGAAAGGCAGTCGCGCCTCACCAAGCCTCCGGGGAGCCTGGGAGTACTGGAGGAGGTCGCGGTGAAGCTGGCCGCCCTGCAAGGCACGCCGCTGCCCCGGAGCCGGCCCGCGGCGGCCCTGCTCTTCGCGGCGGATCATGCCGTCACCCGCCACGGAGTCTCGCCCTACCCTTCGGCCGTCACCGCGGCCATGGTGGAGAACTTCCTGCGGGGGGGGGCGGCCTCCAGCGTCCTGTGCCGACAACTGGGCGTACCGCTGCGTGTGGTGGACGTGGGCGTGCTGCGACCGCCCGCGCGACCCCCTGACGAGGGTGTCTCCTTCCGGCGCGACCCGGTGGCGGACGAGCCGGGGGGAGACCTGCGGGTGGAGGACGCGATGAGCGAGGCCACCTTCCGGCGTGCGCTGGCGGCGGGGGCCGAGGAGGTGGACCAACTCCCGGACGACGTGCGCCTCGTCATGCTGGGAGAGATGGGCATCGGCAACACGACCGCGGCGGCGGCGGTGGCGGCCCTGCTCCTCGGGAGCAAGGCGGAGGAGATGGTGGGCCGGGGCACGGGGGTGGACAACGCGGGCCTCGCGCGCAAGGTGGAGGTGGTGGGTGACGCGGTGCGGCGGCTCGAGGGTGCTGGCCCCGAGCGCGCCGTTCAATCCGCGGGAGGAAGGGACATCGCGGCCCTGGTGGGGGCGGCGGCACGAGCCATCGAGCGACGCAAGGCGGTGCTGGTGGACGGCTTCATCGTCTCGGTGGCCATGCTGGCGCTGGAGCGGATGGCACCGGGCGCGAGGGAGTGGATGCTGTTCGCCCACCGCTCGGCCGAGGCGGGCCACCGGCACGTCCTGGAGGCACTCGGCGCGAGGCCGATGCTCGACCTGGGGCTGCGACTGGGCGAAGGCAGTGGCGCGCTGACGGCGCTGCCGCTGGTGGACGCCGCGTGCGCACTGCATGCGGGCATGGCCACCTTCGAGGAAGCCGGAGTCCCGGACCGGGGGCAGGGCTGATGCAACTTCCTCCCGTGCTGCGGGGGGCCCGCGCGGCCTTTGCCTTCTACACCCGCATTCCCGTCGGAGGTTTTCCCTACAGCCCGGCCGACTGGCAGTGGGCCTCGGGGTGGTTTCCGCTGGTGGGAGCCTGCCTCGGTGGGCTGCTGGCGCTGGTGTGGCTGGCCGTCGAGCGCGCGGGACCGTTCGCCGCCGCCGCGCTGGTGGTGGGCATGGGGATGCTGCTCACGGGGGCATTCCACGAAGACGGGCTGGCCGACACCGCGGACGCGCTCGGTGGGGCGTACGAGCGTGCGCGCCTCTTCGAGATCCTCAAGGACAGTCGCATCGGCTCCTTCGGCGCGGCGGCGCTGGTCGTAGTACTGGTGCTACGCATCGCGCTGCTCGCGCGACTCCAGGCGATCGCGCCCCTGGCCCTCGTGCTCACCGGGTGCCTGGCACGAACCCCGCCCATCTGGCTGATGGTCGCCCTCCCCTACGTGACGAGCAATACGACCTCACGCAGCCAGAACGTGGCACGCATCACCGGCGCCCAGGCGATGCTGGCCACGGCCTGCCCCATCGTGATGATGGGCGCGTTCCTCTGGACGGGCTGGCTGGAGACGACCACGGCGTGGGCGCTCCTGGCGGCGGCCGGCCTCACGGCGCTCGTGTGTGGCTGGCGCTTCTGGGTGCGCGCTGGAGGCATCACGGGAGACTTCCTTGGAGCCACGCAACAGATAGCGGAATGCAGCCTCCTGCTCGTCCTGGCGCTGACACGCGGCGACGCGGCCTGACGGGAGGCTCCTTCTACACGGGCTCCCTGGCGGACGTGGTGCGACGCGCGAACCGGGTCTTCCGTCAGGGATTCGCGGCCGGAGCCATGGGACTCGCGACCGGAGCCGCGGGCTCCGCGGCCGGAGCC contains:
- the cobT gene encoding nicotinate-nucleotide--dimethylbenzimidazole phosphoribosyltransferase, which gives rise to MNGRTSASWIIPAPDQVAADRAHERQSRLTKPPGSLGVLEEVAVKLAALQGTPLPRSRPAAALLFAADHAVTRHGVSPYPSAVTAAMVENFLRGGAASSVLCRQLGVPLRVVDVGVLRPPARPPDEGVSFRRDPVADEPGGDLRVEDAMSEATFRRALAAGAEEVDQLPDDVRLVMLGEMGIGNTTAAAAVAALLLGSKAEEMVGRGTGVDNAGLARKVEVVGDAVRRLEGAGPERAVQSAGGRDIAALVGAAARAIERRKAVLVDGFIVSVAMLALERMAPGAREWMLFAHRSAEAGHRHVLEALGARPMLDLGLRLGEGSGALTALPLVDAACALHAGMATFEEAGVPDRGQG
- a CDS encoding cobyric acid synthase, with protein sequence MKARTLMVQGTASSVGKSLLVTALCRIYARRGFKVAPFKSQNMALNSAVTPDGAEIGRAQYAQAEAARAVPCAEMNPILLKPETTSGSQVVVMGKVLGSMHFRDYHRRKPELREVVGQALDTLRERHELVIIEGAGSPAEVNLKDRDLVNMWVAERADAPVVLVTDIERGGALAALVGTLELLEPPERERVRALVVNKFRGDPSLFQGGVSFLEKKCGIRVAGVIPHLGDTGIASEDSLDLRPGEANGGALVSILKLPRLSNFDEFEPLMREPGLEVRWCERPEELEGARLVIIPGTKCTANDLRWMRRTGLAGALVQRVHAGQPVLGICGGYQMLGERILDPLGVESPEPDVAGLGLLPVVTRFEKEKATSPVSLRLGEGLPGMRTAGGMEVRGYEIHCGRVTVAPEARPFGTWLQRGNEACQQAEGCVAAGGAVAGTLVHGLFENESVRRAVLTELGVTAGASRADPYEVLADHFEKALDLAYLDRMVGL
- a CDS encoding adenosylcobinamide-GDP ribazoletransferase: MQLPPVLRGARAAFAFYTRIPVGGFPYSPADWQWASGWFPLVGACLGGLLALVWLAVERAGPFAAAALVVGMGMLLTGAFHEDGLADTADALGGAYERARLFEILKDSRIGSFGAAALVVVLVLRIALLARLQAIAPLALVLTGCLARTPPIWLMVALPYVTSNTTSRSQNVARITGAQAMLATACPIVMMGAFLWTGWLETTTAWALLAAAGLTALVCGWRFWVRAGGITGDFLGATQQIAECSLLLVLALTRGDAA